In Actinoplanes derwentensis, the following proteins share a genomic window:
- a CDS encoding FAD-dependent oxidoreductase, which yields MTTRPLVLIVGAGVSGLTTAVRLAERKLGVRVRIRAEQEPWASSSAAAGAIWDPIYAKHARVEHWASRSYAVFSELARSGFPGVRVIDGVEASRVPIPTPGWALDLPGYRDCRPAELPVGFASGWRYTAPIIDMPPYLSELQARLTAAGGELIFGERLGGLGDAFADAAIVINCSGVGARELVPDPEVQPIRGQLVAVRNPGLREFFAEHTDELGEMTYFLPQGDVLLLGGSAEKGEAEPLADTQIAAAIVRRCVEIFPVIGGADILGHRTGIRPWRSEVRLEHEDLGDRHLVHNYGHGGAGVSLSWGCADDVADLVQGILEGDA from the coding sequence GTGACCACTCGCCCTCTTGTGCTCATTGTCGGCGCCGGTGTCTCCGGTCTGACCACCGCGGTGCGCCTGGCCGAGAGAAAGCTCGGCGTCCGGGTGCGCATCCGTGCCGAGCAGGAGCCATGGGCGAGCAGCTCGGCCGCGGCCGGGGCGATCTGGGACCCGATCTACGCCAAGCACGCCCGCGTCGAGCACTGGGCCTCCCGCTCGTACGCGGTCTTCAGTGAACTCGCCCGCAGCGGATTCCCGGGTGTGCGGGTGATCGACGGTGTGGAGGCCTCCCGGGTGCCGATCCCGACCCCGGGGTGGGCACTCGACCTGCCCGGATATCGCGACTGCCGGCCGGCCGAGCTGCCGGTCGGCTTCGCGAGCGGCTGGCGGTACACCGCCCCGATCATCGACATGCCGCCCTACCTGAGTGAACTGCAGGCCCGGCTGACCGCCGCCGGTGGTGAGCTGATCTTCGGGGAGCGGCTGGGCGGTCTGGGCGACGCGTTCGCCGACGCCGCCATCGTGATCAACTGCAGTGGGGTGGGCGCGCGGGAACTGGTGCCCGATCCCGAGGTGCAGCCGATCCGGGGGCAGTTGGTCGCGGTGCGCAACCCGGGCCTGCGGGAGTTCTTCGCGGAGCACACCGACGAACTCGGCGAGATGACGTACTTCCTGCCGCAGGGCGACGTGCTGCTGCTGGGCGGCAGTGCCGAGAAGGGCGAGGCCGAGCCACTGGCCGACACCCAGATCGCCGCGGCCATCGTACGGCGGTGTGTCGAGATCTTCCCGGTCATCGGCGGCGCCGACATCCTCGGCCACCGGACCGGCATCCGGCCCTGGCGCTCCGAGGTCCGGCTCGAGCACGAGGACCTCGGCGACCGGCACCTCGTGCACAACTACGGGCACGGCGGCGCCGGGGTGAGCCTGTCCTGGGGGTGTGCCGACGACGTGGCGGACCTGGTGCAGGGCATCCTGGAGGGAGACGCCTGA
- a CDS encoding SCO2521 family protein, translated as MLVVGEVHTGLLRGRDPMSAREAASLVDLVAGEPVLRLERPRSYVRSPERPVGVDCPLGAPAPARQVRGIGTVLQRAAITGGHIVQGTAWTTLTRATGSARQPWSHYLARLGVIEAVGRVQPTELTEAFAAPDRAAGALDLGGIAALASDLVQSAVPAGGRSRERLRLPRTRLRFVVEQGDTAGPPSFAVHDDQLRIMRVTLPAEAPPRLLVAFGEDLALHDWLLTSVIGIVDRAAIGALPRDESLGRLRPAVDYLLHLWLPAGRGGELAGQLWETLERRAAFTRQWALLRDRIRDQFAVGAVAALSAAMPR; from the coding sequence GTGCTCGTCGTAGGTGAGGTCCACACCGGTCTGCTCCGTGGCCGCGACCCGATGAGCGCCCGGGAGGCCGCGTCGCTTGTCGATCTGGTGGCCGGCGAGCCCGTGCTGCGCCTGGAACGACCACGCTCCTATGTGCGCTCCCCCGAGCGCCCGGTCGGCGTCGATTGCCCGCTCGGCGCGCCCGCACCCGCCCGCCAGGTCCGGGGCATCGGCACCGTTCTGCAACGGGCCGCGATCACCGGCGGTCACATCGTGCAGGGCACCGCCTGGACCACTCTGACCCGGGCGACCGGCAGTGCCCGGCAGCCCTGGTCGCACTACCTGGCCCGGCTCGGCGTGATCGAGGCGGTGGGACGGGTCCAGCCCACCGAACTGACCGAGGCGTTCGCCGCGCCGGACCGGGCGGCGGGCGCGCTCGACCTCGGCGGGATCGCCGCGCTGGCGTCCGACCTGGTGCAGAGCGCCGTCCCGGCCGGCGGCCGGTCCCGCGAGCGGCTGCGCCTGCCCCGCACCCGGCTGCGGTTCGTGGTCGAACAGGGTGACACCGCCGGGCCACCGAGCTTCGCCGTGCACGACGACCAGTTACGAATCATGCGCGTCACCCTGCCCGCCGAAGCGCCGCCGCGGCTGTTGGTCGCCTTCGGCGAGGATCTGGCCCTGCACGACTGGCTGCTGACCTCGGTGATCGGCATCGTCGACCGGGCCGCGATCGGCGCCCTGCCCCGCGACGAGTCGCTGGGGCGCCTGCGCCCGGCCGTCGACTATCTGCTGCACCTGTGGCTGCCCGCCGGCCGGGGTGGCGAACTCGCCGGGCAACTGTGGGAGACGCTGGAACGGCGAGCGGCCTTCACCCGCCAGTGGGCGCTGTTGCGCGACCGGATCCGGGACCAGTTCGCGGTCGGCGCGGTGGCGGCCCTGTCGGCGGCGATGCCCCGGTGA
- the ddaH gene encoding dimethylargininase, giving the protein MSTRFALVRKPAETLADGIVTFVERQPVDLALARRQWVAYVAALEANGWPAVEVDADDTLPDSVFVEDTVIMFGSVAVLANPSRAARSPEVAGTARKLRELGFEPVALTEGHLDGGDVLKVGRTVYVGLGGTTDQAAIDQLQRVLGPHGWTVVAVPITKALHLKSALTALPDQTIIGYGPLVDDPSIFPSFLEVPEESGAHVVVLDEDTVLMSDGAPQSRSIFEARGLRVVPVDISEYEKLEGCVTCLSVRVRQ; this is encoded by the coding sequence ATGAGCACGAGGTTCGCCCTGGTCCGGAAACCGGCCGAGACGCTCGCCGACGGGATCGTCACGTTCGTCGAGCGGCAGCCCGTCGACCTGGCGCTGGCCCGGCGGCAGTGGGTGGCCTATGTCGCCGCGCTGGAGGCCAACGGCTGGCCGGCGGTCGAGGTCGACGCCGACGACACGCTGCCGGACTCGGTGTTCGTCGAGGACACCGTGATCATGTTCGGGTCCGTCGCCGTGCTGGCCAATCCGTCGCGGGCGGCCCGCAGCCCGGAGGTCGCCGGGACCGCGCGGAAACTGAGGGAGCTGGGCTTCGAGCCGGTCGCCCTGACCGAGGGGCACCTGGACGGCGGGGACGTGCTGAAGGTGGGCCGGACCGTCTATGTCGGGCTGGGCGGCACCACCGACCAGGCCGCCATCGACCAGTTGCAGCGGGTCCTCGGGCCGCACGGCTGGACCGTCGTGGCGGTGCCGATCACGAAGGCGCTGCACCTCAAGAGCGCGCTGACCGCTCTCCCGGACCAGACGATCATCGGTTACGGACCTCTGGTCGACGACCCGTCCATCTTCCCCTCCTTTCTCGAGGTGCCGGAGGAGTCGGGCGCCCACGTGGTGGTCCTCGACGAGGACACCGTGCTGATGAGCGACGGTGCGCCGCAGAGCAGATCCATCTTCGAGGCGCGCGGCCTGCGAGTGGTGCCGGTGGATATCAGTGAGTACGAGAAGCTCGAAGGATGCGTGACCTGCCTGTCGGTCCGCGTACGCCAATAG